The following proteins are encoded in a genomic region of Variovorax paradoxus:
- a CDS encoding DUF1631 family protein, with protein MSIARSASSLQLARETRERFVLATGSIIVPLAQAIRDRLTRQASEIGSARAMQESRDDFVAFQGQASQWVSLAQANWRKSVSASGATAGTASTGGLRLELIGDDVMESNILSSRLAQVIHDKASFELSDLRLRIQHLEGTSELDANDVLRPETLAKLLVDQWLAAGLSRALWASVQDTVQQQLVGVVVKAYEDANAFLVSRGVMPEIDLKSFVRRTGASSGPATVPGSPHAGGAAHQAPGPAQRQGFDAASHQTRAFAPSAPLATTGGSPLLLARQRAQTALLSLKRFVAARIGAADMSSTLSSQSTTGMDGRAPGAGSGSGGGGAAGGGGTSRAASNTFAAVIADAEAAYRMAATQYMQNPGDEATVIQQASVDLRRRSAEIKKRAPTTADKATVEIVALMFQAILAEERIPFSARVWFARLQMPVLRVAIAEPEFFGTLQHPARMLIDRMGSCVMGFDAAAISGSALEGEIRRVVQVIEQYPETGQRVFKLVFDEFVAFLSRYLTQSDSTQRVMSVAQQVEQKETMAIQYTIELRKMLNDMPVRDEIREFLFKIWAEVLAIAALRYGAQGEQTVMLKRVASELVWAASAKPNRADRARVIQDLPQLLQRLRLGMNLLGIIDEPQEDQIKTIGATLSDAFLSKTEAIPAAKIEAMAERLAHLEDFVSDDGSASSLPLDANSIELLLGVDAASIEVVADTAGAVPAEDMLEWAHELQVGNWFMLDHNDRVSQVQFVWRSDRKQLHLFASADGRSFLIQVGRLASYLQAGLLVPAEEETLTVRATREALAKLDANPERLLN; from the coding sequence ATGAGTATTGCGCGGTCCGCCTCTTCCTTGCAGCTCGCACGCGAGACGCGCGAGCGTTTCGTGCTGGCGACCGGGAGCATCATCGTTCCCCTGGCGCAGGCCATCCGGGACCGCCTGACCAGGCAGGCTTCGGAAATCGGCAGCGCACGCGCCATGCAGGAGAGCCGCGACGACTTCGTGGCGTTTCAGGGCCAGGCCTCGCAATGGGTGTCGCTCGCCCAGGCGAACTGGCGCAAGTCGGTGAGTGCCTCGGGTGCGACGGCCGGAACGGCGTCCACCGGGGGGCTGCGGCTCGAACTGATCGGCGACGACGTGATGGAAAGCAACATTCTTTCGTCGCGCCTCGCGCAGGTGATCCACGACAAGGCCAGTTTCGAACTCAGCGACCTGCGGCTGCGCATCCAGCACCTCGAGGGCACCAGCGAACTGGACGCCAACGACGTGCTCAGGCCCGAAACACTGGCCAAGCTGCTGGTGGACCAATGGCTCGCGGCCGGCTTGAGCCGCGCGCTCTGGGCCAGCGTGCAGGACACCGTGCAGCAGCAGCTGGTCGGCGTGGTCGTCAAGGCGTACGAAGATGCCAACGCGTTCCTGGTTTCCCGGGGCGTGATGCCGGAAATCGATCTCAAGAGTTTCGTGCGGCGCACGGGTGCTTCCAGCGGACCGGCAACGGTGCCCGGGTCTCCCCATGCCGGTGGCGCGGCCCACCAGGCCCCGGGCCCCGCGCAGCGCCAGGGCTTCGACGCCGCCTCGCACCAGACGAGAGCATTCGCTCCGTCGGCCCCGCTTGCAACGACCGGCGGCTCGCCGTTGCTGCTCGCTCGCCAGCGCGCGCAGACGGCGCTGCTCAGCCTCAAGCGCTTTGTCGCCGCCCGCATCGGCGCGGCCGACATGTCGTCGACCCTGTCTTCGCAATCGACGACGGGGATGGACGGCCGTGCGCCAGGCGCCGGCTCTGGCAGCGGCGGTGGTGGTGCTGCCGGTGGTGGCGGCACCTCGCGGGCCGCTTCAAATACCTTTGCGGCCGTGATCGCCGACGCCGAAGCCGCCTACCGGATGGCCGCCACGCAGTACATGCAGAACCCCGGCGACGAGGCCACCGTGATCCAGCAGGCCTCGGTCGACCTGCGGCGGCGCAGCGCCGAGATCAAGAAACGGGCACCCACCACCGCCGACAAGGCCACGGTCGAAATCGTGGCGCTCATGTTCCAGGCCATCCTCGCGGAGGAGCGCATTCCCTTCTCGGCGCGCGTATGGTTTGCGCGGCTGCAGATGCCCGTGCTGCGCGTGGCCATCGCCGAGCCCGAATTCTTCGGCACGCTGCAGCACCCGGCGCGCATGCTGATCGACCGCATGGGCTCCTGCGTCATGGGCTTCGACGCGGCCGCCATTTCGGGCAGTGCGCTCGAAGGCGAAATCCGGCGCGTGGTTCAGGTGATCGAGCAGTATCCCGAAACCGGGCAGCGCGTGTTCAAGCTGGTGTTCGACGAGTTCGTCGCCTTTCTGAGCCGCTATCTCACGCAAAGCGACAGCACCCAGCGTGTCATGAGCGTGGCGCAGCAGGTCGAGCAAAAAGAAACGATGGCGATCCAGTACACCATCGAGTTGCGCAAGATGCTCAATGACATGCCGGTGCGCGACGAGATCCGCGAGTTCCTCTTCAAGATCTGGGCCGAAGTGCTGGCCATTGCCGCGCTGCGCTATGGCGCCCAGGGCGAGCAGACAGTCATGCTCAAGCGCGTGGCCTCCGAACTGGTGTGGGCCGCAAGCGCCAAGCCCAACCGCGCCGACCGCGCACGCGTGATCCAGGACCTGCCTCAGCTGCTCCAGCGCCTGCGCCTGGGCATGAACCTGCTCGGCATCATCGACGAGCCGCAGGAAGACCAGATCAAGACCATCGGCGCGACCCTGTCCGATGCCTTCCTGTCGAAGACCGAAGCCATTCCCGCGGCCAAGATCGAAGCCATGGCAGAGCGCCTGGCGCATCTGGAGGATTTCGTGAGCGACGACGGCAGTGCGTCCAGCCTGCCGCTCGATGCGAACAGCATCGAACTGCTGCTGGGCGTGGATGCGGCCTCCATCGAGGTGGTGGCCGACACGGCCGGCGCCGTTCCGGCCGAAGACATGCTGGAGTGGGCGCATGAGCTGCAGGTGGGCAACTGGTTCATGCTCGACCACAACGACCGCGTGAGCCAGGTGCAATTCGTCTGGCGCAGCGACCGCAAGCAACTCCACCTGTTCGCCTCGGCCGACGGCCGCAGCTTTCTCATCCAGGTCGGCCGGCTGGCCAGCTACCTGCAAGCCGGACTGCTCGTGCCGGCCGAGGAAGAAACGCTCACGGTGCGCGCCACGCGCGAGGCGCTGGCCAAGCTCGACGCGAACCCTGAGCGCCTGCTGAACTAG
- a CDS encoding DUF494 family protein: MFEVLVFVYENYWRGDACPEAGQLGRKLSAHGFEAEEIRDALHWLDGLSLATQGMQLEQNADDDAVATVTLRSAPEPALPQSADSMRVYSMAEQEHLGADCLGFIRFLESSDVLSCGLREIIIERAMAAPGDPVALDELKIIVLMVHWSTGIEPDALVLDELCESRDGRTAH; encoded by the coding sequence ATGTTCGAAGTGCTCGTTTTTGTCTACGAAAACTATTGGCGCGGCGATGCCTGCCCCGAAGCCGGACAACTGGGCCGCAAGCTCAGCGCACACGGTTTCGAGGCAGAAGAAATCCGCGATGCGCTGCACTGGCTCGACGGCCTGAGCCTTGCCACGCAGGGCATGCAGCTCGAACAAAATGCCGACGACGATGCCGTTGCCACGGTCACGCTGCGAAGCGCGCCCGAACCGGCGCTGCCGCAATCGGCCGACTCGATGCGGGTCTATTCCATGGCCGAGCAGGAGCACCTGGGCGCCGATTGCCTCGGCTTCATCCGTTTTCTCGAATCGTCGGACGTGCTGTCTTGCGGGCTGCGGGAAATCATCATCGAGCGCGCCATGGCGGCGCCAGGCGATCCGGTCGCGCTCGACGAACTCAAGATCATCGTGCTGATGGTGCACTGGAGCACCGGCATCGAGCCGGACGCATTGGTGCTCGACGAACTCTGCGAAAGCCGCGACGGCCGCACAGCGCACTAG
- the dprA gene encoding DNA-processing protein DprA yields the protein MERAELAGWLRLSLTAGVGDGAARRLLAAFGLPEAIFAQPGAALRQVVSPAQADALQQPPNGLQAQIDLTWQWLQSGSDDGTARRIVTLGDASYPASLLEMVDPPLMLYVLGAAAFDLTQLANSIAVVGSRNPTPQGAASARAFARALGEAGLPVVSGLALGVDGAAHQGALDAAGDSPRLATVAVVGTGLDRVYPARHRDLAHRITLQGLIVSELPLGTPPLTQNFPKRNRLIAGLARGTLVVEAALASGSLITARLTSEQGKEVFAIPGSIHSPQSRGCHALIRQGAKLVESVNDILEELPGLRASSANAGLFGDSGADSSSPSSSSGSEDPLLEALGFDPVNLDALGARTGWSAAALQARMLELELDGHVARLPGGLFQRTAAA from the coding sequence TTGGAACGCGCAGAACTTGCAGGCTGGCTGCGGCTGTCACTGACGGCGGGGGTCGGCGATGGCGCTGCGCGTCGGCTTCTGGCGGCCTTCGGACTGCCCGAGGCCATTTTTGCCCAGCCGGGCGCGGCGCTCCGGCAGGTGGTGTCGCCCGCCCAGGCCGATGCCTTGCAGCAGCCGCCCAACGGCCTGCAGGCCCAGATCGACCTGACCTGGCAATGGCTGCAATCCGGCTCCGATGACGGCACCGCACGCCGCATCGTGACGCTGGGCGATGCGAGCTACCCCGCGTCGCTGCTCGAAATGGTCGACCCGCCGTTGATGCTCTACGTGCTCGGCGCGGCGGCCTTCGATCTGACGCAACTCGCGAACAGCATCGCCGTGGTGGGCAGCCGCAACCCCACGCCGCAGGGCGCCGCGAGCGCGCGCGCCTTTGCGCGGGCTTTGGGCGAGGCAGGCTTGCCCGTGGTGTCGGGGCTGGCGCTCGGCGTCGACGGCGCGGCACACCAAGGCGCGCTCGACGCGGCCGGCGATTCGCCGCGGCTTGCCACGGTGGCCGTGGTGGGAACCGGCCTCGACCGCGTCTACCCAGCCCGGCACCGCGACCTCGCGCACCGCATCACGCTGCAGGGATTGATCGTGAGCGAGTTGCCGCTCGGTACACCCCCGCTCACGCAAAACTTTCCGAAGCGCAACCGGCTCATCGCCGGCCTGGCGCGCGGCACGCTCGTGGTCGAGGCCGCGCTTGCATCCGGCTCACTGATCACCGCGCGGCTCACCTCGGAGCAAGGCAAGGAAGTGTTCGCCATTCCGGGTTCGATCCATTCGCCGCAATCGCGGGGCTGCCATGCGCTGATCCGCCAAGGCGCGAAGCTGGTCGAGTCGGTGAACGACATCCTCGAGGAGTTGCCCGGCCTGCGCGCGTCAAGTGCGAACGCGGGTCTTTTCGGCGATAGCGGTGCCGACAGCTCGTCGCCCTCATCATCGTCGGGCTCGGAAGATCCGCTGCTCGAGGCTCTGGGCTTCGATCCGGTGAACCTCGACGCCCTGGGCGCGCGCACCGGCTGGAGTGCGGCGGCACTGCAGGCCAGGATGCTGGAACTCGAACTCGACGGCCATGTGGCACGCCTGCCCGGCGGCCTCTTTCAAAGAACGGCCGCGGCCTAG
- a CDS encoding LysM peptidoglycan-binding domain-containing protein — MKKLRIPVRQRPHLFATLAALAVISSGTTAWAQNYPVTPQQRATAQQTAQNGVPLSELAPSAPDEYTVKPGDTLWAISRLYLLRPWRWPELWGMNISEIANPHRIYPGQVLYLDKTGGRARLTLRRGAGGSGDGGTIKLSPRTRFDSLAGMALPTLNPSVIEPFLSEPIVVDADTLQNAPRIVAGNDSRVLLSRGDRAYARGNADTPLLEAPGPLQNFRVFRNATPLKDPGTGEILGYEAQYLGKAQLKRGESTTVETEKDKDVITVVPASVDIIASREEIRAGDRLLPEPPRQLLSYVPRAPSAQVEGRIISVYGNAVQFAAQNQVVAINKGTRDGIDSGHVLAILKNGETILDRTGERKETIKLPNERIGLLMVFRPFEKVSYALVLEITDTPRAGDFLVNP; from the coding sequence ATGAAAAAGCTCCGAATCCCTGTCCGCCAGCGCCCGCATCTTTTCGCCACGTTGGCAGCCCTTGCAGTGATCAGCAGCGGCACGACGGCTTGGGCGCAGAACTATCCCGTCACGCCGCAGCAACGCGCCACGGCACAGCAAACGGCCCAGAACGGCGTTCCGCTGAGCGAGCTGGCGCCCAGTGCGCCGGACGAATACACGGTCAAACCCGGCGACACGCTGTGGGCCATTTCCCGCCTCTACCTGCTGCGCCCCTGGCGCTGGCCGGAGCTGTGGGGCATGAACATCAGCGAAATCGCGAATCCACACCGCATCTATCCAGGCCAGGTGTTGTACCTGGACAAGACGGGCGGCCGCGCTCGGCTGACCCTGCGCCGCGGCGCGGGCGGCAGCGGCGACGGCGGCACCATCAAGCTCTCGCCGCGCACGCGCTTCGATTCGCTGGCCGGCATGGCGCTGCCCACGCTCAATCCGAGCGTGATCGAGCCCTTCCTCAGCGAGCCGATCGTGGTGGATGCCGATACGCTGCAGAATGCGCCGCGCATCGTTGCGGGCAACGACAGCCGGGTTCTGCTGTCGCGCGGCGACCGCGCCTATGCGCGCGGCAACGCCGATACGCCGCTGCTCGAAGCCCCGGGCCCGCTGCAGAACTTCCGCGTTTTCCGCAACGCCACCCCGCTCAAGGACCCTGGGACCGGTGAAATCCTCGGCTACGAGGCGCAGTACCTGGGCAAGGCCCAGCTCAAGCGTGGTGAATCGACAACAGTCGAGACCGAGAAGGACAAGGACGTCATCACCGTGGTGCCGGCCAGCGTCGACATCATCGCGTCGCGCGAAGAAATCCGCGCCGGCGACCGTCTGCTGCCGGAACCCCCGCGCCAGCTGCTGAGCTACGTGCCGCGCGCGCCTTCCGCGCAAGTCGAAGGCCGCATCATCTCGGTCTACGGCAATGCGGTGCAATTCGCGGCCCAGAACCAGGTGGTGGCCATCAACAAGGGCACGCGCGACGGCATCGACAGCGGCCACGTGCTGGCCATCCTGAAGAACGGCGAAACCATTCTCGACCGCACCGGCGAGCGCAAGGAAACGATCAAGCTTCCGAACGAACGCATCGGTCTGCTGATGGTGTTCCGTCCTTTTGAAAAGGTCTCGTACGCGCTGGTGCTCGAAATCACCGACACCCCGCGCGCGGGCGACTTCCTCGTCAATCCCTGA
- the def gene encoding peptide deformylase, with product MAKRIILSYPDKRLHTVAKPVQGVDARIKALVADMLETMYDANGIGLAATQVDVHERLVVIDVSEERNEPLVLINPEIIWASDEKVLNEEGCLSVPGIYDGVMRSTSVKAQALDENGELRTIEADGLLAVCIQHELDHLLGKVFVEYLSPLKRNRIKSKLLKQQREEAKEGRA from the coding sequence ATGGCCAAACGAATCATTCTGAGTTACCCCGACAAGCGCCTCCACACGGTCGCCAAGCCGGTGCAGGGCGTCGACGCACGCATCAAGGCCTTGGTGGCCGACATGCTGGAGACCATGTACGACGCCAACGGCATCGGGCTGGCCGCCACCCAGGTCGACGTGCACGAGCGCCTGGTCGTCATCGACGTTTCCGAGGAGCGCAACGAACCGCTGGTGCTCATCAACCCCGAAATCATCTGGGCCAGCGACGAAAAGGTGCTGAATGAAGAAGGCTGCCTGTCGGTGCCGGGCATCTACGACGGGGTCATGCGCTCCACGTCGGTGAAGGCGCAGGCGCTGGACGAGAACGGCGAACTGCGCACCATCGAGGCCGACGGCTTGCTGGCGGTATGCATCCAGCACGAGCTGGACCACCTGCTGGGCAAGGTGTTCGTCGAATACCTGTCGCCGCTCAAGCGCAACCGCATCAAGAGCAAGCTGCTCAAGCAACAGCGCGAAGAGGCCAAGGAAGGCCGGGCTTGA